ATGCGTTCCGCGGCCTTGTTCCAGAACGTGATGGTCCGGTTGTGGTCGACGAAATAGAGACCGTCGTACAGTTCATCCAGAATGGTGCGGAAATTTTTTTCGTCGAGCGTGCCCATGCGTCTGTCCTGAGTCCTCTGTGAAAAGCGGGAAGCTGTATTCATTGAGAACATTTCTTAGATAAGTAATGTTAGCAATTTGTGACAATTTACTACTTTTTTTGTTTGAATTAAAAGCGATTTTTACGTTGGCGCAAGTTACTGAACACATCAACCGCCGAGGCCTGCTCCATTTTCAGCGCCCGCAGCAAGCCCTTTTCCTCACAGCGCAGAAATGGATTACACAGCAATTCTTCGGCCAGACTTACCGGCAGAGTCGGCTTACCGTGACTGCGCAAATAGTGCACCCGGGACAGTTTGTCATGGACGGTGGCCGAACCGGGTTCAATGCTGGCAGCAAAACGGTAGTTGTCCTCCGTGTATTCGTGGCCGCAGTACAGGCGGGTTGTTTCCGGCAGCACAGCAATCTTTTGCAGGCTGCGGTAGAGCTGTTCCATGGTGCCTTCAAACACCCGCCCGCAGCCACCGCTGAACAGGGTATCGCCGCAAAAAAGTGCTTCACTCTCGGGAAGGTAGTAGCAGCAATCGCCACGGGTGTGGCCGGGCGTATGCATCACCTGCAGCGGCCACGGCAGACCGGGCAGGACACTGTCTTCCTGCAGCAGGCGGTCAACGCCGGCAATGCGTTCATCACCACCGGCAATATGGCAGCCGGTCTCGCGCTTGAGGATCAGGTTGCCGCCGCAGTGATCCTGGTGCATGTGGGTGTTGAGAACCAGGGACAGGGAGCGGTCGTGCTGTTGCAGATAGGTGAGTACCGGCTCGGCTTCGCCGGGATCAATGGCAATGGTGGTGTCACCGTCGCTGATCATATAGATGTAGTTATCATCATGGGCCTGAAGCAAGGTGATCTCAACCATGGGCTCCTCCTTCCATTTAAAAGAACATCACCTTTCCAGAGTATAGTGACCGGCCCGAAATCTCAAGTAACGTCTTGTTATAACCCGTCGAGGTGTAATCGGGAGGCCCGTTCGACCGGATTGGCGGCGTGCGACGGGGGACTGGGAATGTCACTCTGCCAGAGCAGCGCGAGCAGAATCACTAAGCTGATCACAATGAATAAACGCATTGTTTCTCTCCTTCTTTCGATGAGGTGCTGTGGGCATGTTTAGAATGGGCGACAATGCCTCGAAGCAGATTCCGTTTAAGAAAAACAAAAAATCTGTTTGCAAAACAGATACAGAAAACTTAAAAATTGAGCAGTACAGTTTAAAAAGGAGAACCGGTTTATGGGCGAGGGTCCGTTTCGCTACCAGGATGTGGAAAACCATATTCGTTCAATGGCCAAACGCGGGACATTGACCGTCGGTCAGCGTCTGCCGTCACTGCGTCGGTTGAGTGGAATGCTGCGTATTTCCATTG
This region of uncultured Desulfuromonas sp. genomic DNA includes:
- the gloB gene encoding hydroxyacylglutathione hydrolase, which translates into the protein MVEITLLQAHDDNYIYMISDGDTTIAIDPGEAEPVLTYLQQHDRSLSLVLNTHMHQDHCGGNLILKRETGCHIAGGDERIAGVDRLLQEDSVLPGLPWPLQVMHTPGHTRGDCCYYLPESEALFCGDTLFSGGCGRVFEGTMEQLYRSLQKIAVLPETTRLYCGHEYTEDNYRFAASIEPGSATVHDKLSRVHYLRSHGKPTLPVSLAEELLCNPFLRCEEKGLLRALKMEQASAVDVFSNLRQRKNRF